One segment of Paenibacillus rhizovicinus DNA contains the following:
- a CDS encoding L-threonylcarbamoyladenylate synthase yields MNLPIRNTNHWRVDGHAPDREQLKAAAELLKAGGTVAFPTETVYGLGADARRTEAVERIFEAKGRPSDNPLIVHIAEREQLEALTLPLEGEGAGALAGRLMDRFWPGPLTIVLPVRPGAVSPRVTAGLDTVAVRMPAHPVALALIAQSGCPLAAPSANRSGRPSPTLAAHVEGDLNGRIDGIVDGGAAGVGLESTVVEVVDGGTVRILRPGGVTAEALEDAGAAVVYDAVAAPEAAEDAAAGQAPRSPGMKYAHYAPQGHMQLVKGEPDAVAAWIGAAVRAARESGERTGVLAFAEHAARYDADCVLVVGSLARLDTAAHGLYASLREFDAQGVQRIWAETCPEQGIGHALMNRLAKAAGHAVVHV; encoded by the coding sequence TTGAACCTACCTATACGAAATACAAACCACTGGCGCGTGGACGGTCATGCGCCGGATCGAGAGCAATTGAAGGCGGCGGCGGAGCTGTTGAAAGCGGGAGGCACCGTCGCTTTTCCGACGGAGACCGTATACGGGCTTGGCGCCGACGCGCGCCGCACGGAGGCGGTGGAACGGATTTTCGAGGCCAAGGGCAGGCCCTCGGACAATCCGCTTATCGTCCATATCGCGGAGCGGGAGCAGCTTGAAGCGTTGACGCTGCCGCTCGAAGGGGAAGGCGCCGGGGCGTTGGCCGGCCGGCTAATGGACCGCTTCTGGCCGGGGCCGCTCACGATCGTGCTGCCGGTCAGGCCGGGCGCCGTGTCGCCGCGCGTCACCGCCGGCCTGGATACGGTCGCGGTGCGGATGCCCGCGCATCCCGTCGCGCTGGCGCTGATCGCGCAATCGGGCTGCCCGCTTGCCGCGCCGAGCGCGAACCGTTCGGGCCGCCCGAGCCCGACGCTGGCGGCCCACGTGGAGGGCGACCTGAACGGACGCATCGACGGCATCGTCGACGGCGGCGCCGCGGGCGTCGGCTTGGAATCTACCGTCGTCGAGGTGGTCGACGGCGGTACGGTACGCATTCTGCGCCCGGGCGGAGTAACCGCCGAAGCGCTGGAGGATGCCGGCGCGGCGGTCGTCTATGACGCCGTCGCCGCGCCCGAGGCCGCGGAAGACGCGGCGGCCGGGCAGGCTCCGCGCTCGCCCGGCATGAAATACGCGCATTATGCGCCGCAAGGGCATATGCAGCTGGTCAAAGGCGAGCCGGACGCGGTCGCCGCCTGGATCGGGGCGGCCGTCCGCGCGGCGCGGGAGAGCGGCGAGCGGACGGGCGTGCTCGCCTTTGCCGAGCATGCCGCTCGGTACGACGCCGACTGCGTGCTCGTCGTCGGCAGCCTGGCGCGGCTCGATACCGCCGCGCACGGCTTGTACGCCTCGCTGCGCGAGTTCGATGCGCAGGGCGTGCAGCGCATCTGGGCCGAGACGTGCCCCGAGCAAGGCATCGGGCACGCGCTCATGAACCGCCTGGCCAAGGCTGCCGGCCACGCGGTCGTCCACGTCTAG
- a CDS encoding manganese efflux pump MntP, with amino-acid sequence MVEAGMHAGQLLTLVIIALALGMDAFSLGVGIGLKGIRLLDIFKLSALIALFHILMPIMGIFTGQYVGSLLGGVATSVAGGLLLLLGGHMIYSSLRGDAVTSINHRSAWGMLIFALSVSIDSFSVGLSLGMFAVDMLLAVLLFGVAGGCMSIAGLMIGRKVRSSFGEYGEAIGGVILFTFGLLIIF; translated from the coding sequence ATGGTGGAGGCAGGCATGCATGCCGGACAGCTGCTAACGCTGGTTATTATCGCGTTGGCGCTCGGGATGGACGCTTTTTCGCTGGGCGTGGGCATCGGGCTTAAGGGCATTCGGCTATTGGATATTTTCAAATTGAGCGCATTGATCGCGCTTTTTCATATCCTGATGCCGATTATGGGGATTTTCACCGGACAATACGTCGGCTCGCTGCTAGGCGGCGTGGCGACTTCGGTTGCGGGCGGGCTGCTCCTGCTGCTCGGCGGCCATATGATCTATAGCTCGCTCCGAGGCGACGCGGTGACGTCCATTAACCACCGCAGCGCTTGGGGCATGCTGATCTTCGCGCTCAGCGTCAGCATCGACTCCTTCTCGGTCGGGCTGTCGCTTGGCATGTTCGCCGTGGATATGCTGCTCGCGGTGCTGCTATTCGGGGTGGCCGGCGGATGCATGTCCATCGCCGGGCTCATGATCGGCCGCAAGGTCAGATCCAGCTTCGGCGAATATGGAGAAGCCATTGGCGGCGTCATTTTATTTACGTTCGGGCTGCTTATAATATTCTGA
- a CDS encoding low molecular weight protein arginine phosphatase, giving the protein MKRILFVCTGNTCRSPMAEAMLRAMAQERGMALEVRSAGVSTVDGLPVSANAQSVLRRRSIQHNNGSTALDNGSVTWADLILTMTAGHKGNLLQRFPSAVDKTYTLLEYAHRDEEGERRIAELESLYTDFQMKQALGGQLTEEERGRLLELEAAIPSFDIADPFGGSLQIYEDSAAEIEAALRKLLDRLQHRK; this is encoded by the coding sequence ATGAAACGGATCTTGTTCGTATGTACAGGCAATACCTGCCGCTCGCCGATGGCGGAAGCGATGCTCCGGGCGATGGCGCAGGAACGCGGCATGGCCTTGGAAGTGCGTTCGGCCGGCGTATCGACCGTCGACGGTCTGCCGGTCTCGGCGAATGCGCAGTCCGTGCTTCGGCGCCGCAGCATTCAGCACAACAACGGCTCCACGGCGCTCGATAACGGCTCCGTGACTTGGGCCGATCTCATATTGACGATGACCGCCGGCCATAAAGGCAATCTGCTGCAGCGCTTTCCGAGCGCCGTGGACAAGACGTATACGCTGCTGGAGTATGCCCATCGCGACGAAGAAGGCGAGCGGCGCATTGCGGAGTTGGAAAGCCTCTACACGGATTTCCAGATGAAGCAGGCGCTCGGCGGACAATTGACGGAAGAGGAACGCGGCAGGCTGCTGGAGCTGGAAGCTGCCATTCCGAGCTTCGATATTGCTGACCCTTTCGGCGGCTCGCTGCAGATTTACGAAGACAGCGCGGCCGAGATCGAAGCGGCTCTTCGCAAGCTGCTCGACCGCCTGCAGCATCGCAAATAA
- the rpiB gene encoding ribose 5-phosphate isomerase B: MKIAIGADHGGYSLKEIVVPFIQSLGHEVEDVGCDCEQSVDYPDYALPVCELVAEGKADRGILICGTGIGMSIAANKVTGIRCALVHDMFSAQATRDHNDTNVLAMGERVIGPGIAQEIIRIWLETPFSNGERHVGRLSKVQRIEAKYAQPVHAE; encoded by the coding sequence ATGAAAATCGCCATCGGAGCAGACCATGGGGGCTACAGCCTGAAAGAAATCGTCGTCCCCTTCATTCAATCGCTCGGCCATGAAGTCGAGGACGTCGGCTGTGACTGCGAGCAGTCCGTCGACTATCCGGATTATGCGCTTCCGGTATGTGAGCTTGTCGCGGAAGGGAAAGCGGATCGCGGCATTCTCATTTGCGGCACCGGCATCGGCATGTCGATCGCGGCCAACAAAGTGACCGGCATCCGCTGCGCGCTCGTGCATGACATGTTCTCGGCGCAAGCGACGCGGGATCATAACGACACGAACGTGCTGGCCATGGGCGAACGCGTCATCGGACCCGGCATCGCGCAGGAAATCATTCGCATCTGGCTGGAAACGCCGTTTTCGAACGGCGAGCGCCATGTCGGCCGCTTGAGCAAGGTGCAGCGGATCGAAGCGAAATACGCGCAGCCGGTTCACGCGGAATAA
- a CDS encoding TIGR01440 family protein produces the protein MSETGTAWNSAQLAKDVETVVRELAEAASLRQGQLLVIGVSTSEVLGERIGTSGTPETAEAIYAGIEAVRRDVGFYPVFQCCEHLNRALVIEREAAERYGLELVSAVPVRKAGGSMAAHAFRALSDACLVETVQAHAGIDIGDTFIGMHLKRVAVPVRPSIRSIGSAHLTMAFTRPKLIGGERAVYALDSKADAANGNCD, from the coding sequence GTGAGCGAAACGGGAACGGCATGGAATTCGGCGCAGCTGGCTAAGGACGTGGAGACGGTAGTCCGCGAGTTGGCGGAAGCCGCAAGCTTGCGTCAAGGACAGCTGCTCGTCATCGGCGTCTCCACGAGCGAGGTGCTGGGCGAGCGGATCGGCACATCCGGCACGCCGGAGACGGCGGAGGCGATTTATGCCGGCATCGAAGCGGTCCGGCGCGACGTTGGGTTTTATCCCGTGTTTCAATGCTGCGAGCATTTGAACCGGGCACTCGTTATCGAACGGGAGGCGGCGGAACGGTACGGGCTCGAGCTCGTCTCGGCCGTCCCCGTGCGCAAGGCCGGCGGCTCCATGGCGGCGCATGCGTTCCGTGCGCTGTCGGATGCTTGTCTTGTCGAAACGGTGCAGGCGCATGCCGGCATCGATATCGGCGATACGTTTATCGGCATGCATTTGAAGCGCGTGGCCGTCCCCGTGCGGCCGTCGATCCGGTCCATCGGGTCGGCTCATCTGACGATGGCGTTCACGCGTCCGAAGCTGATCGGCGGCGAACGCGCGGTCTATGCCCTCGATTCGAAGGCGGATGCCGCGAACGGCAATTGCGACTAA
- a CDS encoding serine hydroxymethyltransferase encodes MENLRKQDPEILKAMGLELQRQRDNIELIASENIVSEAVLEAMGSVLTNKYAEGYPGKRYYGGCEHVDIAEDIARNRAKELFGAEHANVQPHSGAQANMAVYLAALNPGDTVLGMNLAHGGHLTHGSPVNASGLLYNFVPYGVSEDTFTIDYAEVRKLAFKHRPRMIVAGASAYPRIIDFEELGKIANDVGALLFVDMAHIAGLVAAGLHPSPVPHAHFVTTTTHKTLRGPRGGMILCRKAWAQAIDKAVFPGSQGGPLMHIIAAKAVAFGEALQPSFKEYGKNVIDNAQALAEALIAQGINIVSGGTDNHLMLIDLRNLNITGKDAEHVLDSVQITVNKNAIPFDPTSPFITSGIRIGTPAATSRGMGVEAMKTIAEVIAMTLKNPKDEAVLNKARGMVSDLVSQYPLYPGIAY; translated from the coding sequence ATGGAAAACCTACGTAAGCAAGATCCTGAAATTCTGAAAGCAATGGGCCTGGAGCTGCAGCGCCAGCGCGACAACATCGAGCTGATCGCATCCGAGAACATCGTGTCCGAAGCGGTTCTTGAAGCAATGGGCTCCGTTCTGACGAACAAATACGCGGAAGGCTACCCGGGCAAACGTTACTATGGCGGCTGCGAGCACGTGGATATCGCGGAAGATATCGCACGCAACCGTGCGAAGGAACTGTTCGGCGCCGAGCACGCGAACGTACAGCCGCATTCCGGCGCGCAAGCGAACATGGCGGTTTACTTGGCTGCGTTGAACCCTGGCGACACGGTGCTGGGCATGAACCTTGCGCACGGCGGCCACTTGACGCACGGCAGCCCGGTTAACGCATCCGGCCTCCTTTACAATTTCGTTCCTTACGGCGTTAGCGAAGATACGTTCACGATCGATTATGCGGAAGTCCGCAAGCTGGCGTTCAAGCACCGTCCGCGCATGATCGTTGCAGGCGCGTCCGCTTACCCGCGCATCATCGATTTCGAAGAGCTCGGCAAAATCGCGAACGACGTAGGCGCGCTGCTCTTCGTCGACATGGCGCATATCGCGGGTCTGGTCGCGGCGGGTCTTCACCCGAGCCCGGTGCCGCATGCGCACTTCGTTACGACGACGACGCACAAAACGCTCCGCGGACCGCGCGGCGGCATGATCCTGTGCCGCAAAGCATGGGCGCAGGCGATCGACAAAGCTGTATTCCCGGGCTCCCAAGGCGGCCCGCTGATGCACATCATCGCTGCCAAAGCGGTGGCTTTCGGCGAAGCGCTTCAGCCTTCGTTCAAGGAATACGGCAAGAACGTGATCGACAACGCGCAAGCGCTGGCTGAAGCGCTGATCGCGCAAGGCATCAACATCGTATCCGGCGGCACGGACAACCACCTCATGCTGATCGACCTGCGCAATCTGAACATCACGGGGAAAGACGCGGAGCATGTATTGGATTCCGTTCAAATCACCGTTAACAAAAACGCTATCCCGTTCGATCCTACGAGCCCGTTCATCACGAGCGGCATCCGTATCGGTACGCCGGCGGCAACATCCCGCGGCATGGGCGTAGAGGCGATGAAGACGATCGCGGAAGTCATCGCGATGACGCTGAAGAACCCGAAAGACGAAGCCGTGCTGAACAAAGCGCGCGGCATGGTCAGCGACCTTGTATCGCAATACCCGCTGTACCCGGGCATCGCATACTAA
- a CDS encoding sugar phosphate isomerase/epimerase family protein, with translation MKLGIIAEPKAESFDYAAGLGLEFLEFCINVGTPAGDFAAVVPELKAASARTGVAVGSIGRWGPDRIAKDGSIVEEELQASYTLIDACQELGCPVFVCGANYIEERSYFENVQSAIAYFELLLEYGQERGVRIATYNCHWNSFIVDGTAWKLIHGHLPELGIKFDPSHARYAGQDYLQEMTDWGHRFLHVHIKGSVIVNGKRFDDPPAGLDQTDWGTFMAVLYGVGYQGGLSIEPHSNTWTGELGQQGVKFTVDYMNRLLLRS, from the coding sequence ATGAAACTGGGCATCATTGCCGAACCGAAGGCGGAAAGCTTCGATTACGCCGCTGGACTCGGATTGGAATTCTTGGAGTTTTGCATTAACGTCGGCACGCCGGCAGGCGACTTCGCCGCGGTCGTTCCCGAACTGAAAGCAGCCAGCGCCCGCACCGGCGTCGCCGTGGGATCCATCGGCCGCTGGGGCCCGGACCGGATTGCCAAGGACGGCAGCATCGTCGAGGAAGAACTGCAAGCGTCTTATACGCTGATCGACGCCTGCCAAGAGCTGGGCTGTCCGGTATTCGTATGCGGCGCCAACTATATCGAAGAGCGTTCTTACTTCGAGAACGTGCAATCTGCTATCGCTTATTTCGAGCTTCTGCTCGAATATGGACAAGAGCGCGGAGTCCGCATCGCGACCTACAACTGCCATTGGAACAGCTTTATCGTCGACGGGACGGCGTGGAAACTCATTCACGGCCATCTGCCGGAGCTCGGCATTAAGTTCGATCCGTCCCATGCCCGTTATGCGGGACAGGATTATTTGCAAGAGATGACGGACTGGGGACATCGCTTCCTGCACGTGCACATCAAAGGCTCCGTCATCGTGAACGGCAAACGCTTCGACGATCCGCCGGCCGGCCTTGACCAGACCGACTGGGGAACGTTCATGGCCGTGCTGTACGGCGTGGGCTACCAAGGCGGACTGAGCATCGAGCCGCATTCCAACACATGGACGGGAGAGCTTGGCCAGCAAGGCGTCAAGTTTACGGTGGATTACATGAACAGGCTTCTTCTGCGCAGCTAA
- a CDS encoding glycine-rich domain-containing protein produces the protein MFFFMAMIVIITFFVLSNLMKSRNGSPSQRGGRGGPRISRPAALLPAPPECLGVPAGHPVRPAAERLEEALTPDFEARVKDRVLRLAPSMREGEWQWRWFELKRYFLLCGVLRGVPMYSAQVDDVWHEMLMFTREYEQFCRQFCGSLIHHAPHTADAQPDRGARAWFDWVYGELFLPVFGSARLWGSFYRTPMPRELMHELATGSAEELRGRRFNTGAAALFPDLAATVDYLIERGRSLASSRSAPQTDNDGDLSSTMLMTGIMSGAFFYSSWGPEENFQSQMDAYQPEEEPRENNNNSGCSGTYACSGDNGTDGNGGDGSSCSGSDGGGDSGSSCGGGSSCGSSCGGGGGD, from the coding sequence ATGTTTTTCTTTATGGCAATGATCGTTATCATCACCTTCTTCGTTTTGTCGAACCTGATGAAGTCCAGGAACGGCAGTCCATCGCAGCGCGGAGGAAGAGGCGGTCCGCGCATCAGCCGTCCCGCTGCGCTGCTCCCTGCGCCTCCCGAATGCCTCGGCGTTCCGGCCGGACATCCCGTGCGGCCTGCGGCAGAGCGCTTGGAGGAGGCTTTGACGCCGGATTTCGAGGCGCGCGTCAAGGATCGGGTGCTTCGTCTTGCGCCGAGCATGCGGGAAGGCGAATGGCAGTGGCGCTGGTTCGAGCTGAAGCGGTATTTTCTCTTATGCGGCGTGCTTCGCGGCGTGCCGATGTACAGCGCCCAGGTCGACGATGTCTGGCATGAAATGCTCATGTTCACGCGGGAATACGAACAGTTCTGCAGGCAGTTTTGCGGAAGCCTTATCCATCACGCGCCGCATACGGCGGATGCACAGCCGGATCGAGGCGCGCGCGCGTGGTTCGATTGGGTGTACGGCGAGCTGTTTCTGCCCGTGTTCGGAAGCGCGCGGTTGTGGGGCTCCTTCTATCGGACGCCGATGCCGCGCGAACTGATGCATGAGCTTGCGACCGGCAGCGCGGAGGAGCTGCGCGGCAGACGTTTCAATACGGGCGCGGCCGCGTTGTTTCCCGACTTGGCGGCGACCGTCGATTACTTGATCGAACGCGGCCGGAGCCTGGCTTCCTCGCGAAGCGCCCCGCAGACCGATAACGATGGCGATCTGTCCTCGACGATGCTCATGACGGGAATAATGTCGGGGGCGTTCTTCTACTCTTCGTGGGGTCCCGAAGAAAACTTCCAGTCGCAGATGGATGCCTATCAGCCAGAGGAAGAGCCGAGAGAGAACAACAACAACAGCGGATGCAGCGGTACTTATGCCTGCAGCGGCGACAACGGTACGGACGGAAACGGAGGGGACGGATCCTCCTGCAGCGGAAGCGACGGGGGAGGAGACAGCGGTTCTTCCTGCGGGGGAGGCTCATCCTGCGGTTCCTCCTGCGGCGGGGGAGGCGGCGATTAA
- the upp gene encoding uracil phosphoribosyltransferase produces MGTLTICDHPLIQHKLTYIRDKETKTKDFRELVDEIATMMAYEITRDLPLETVNVKTPIVEAPSKVISGRMLGLIPILRAGLGMVEGMLKLIPAAKVGHIGLFRNPETLQPVEYYVNLPADATERLLIVVDPMLATGGSAISAINSLKTRGCTQIKLMCLIAAPEGVKAVQEAHPDVDIYLASLDSHLNDHGYIVPGLGDAGDRMFGTK; encoded by the coding sequence ATGGGCACTCTTACAATCTGTGACCATCCGCTTATTCAGCATAAGCTGACGTATATTCGTGATAAAGAGACGAAGACAAAGGATTTTCGCGAACTCGTGGACGAAATCGCGACGATGATGGCCTACGAGATTACGCGTGATTTACCGCTTGAGACGGTTAACGTGAAGACTCCGATCGTTGAAGCGCCGAGCAAGGTGATTTCCGGCCGCATGCTGGGGCTGATTCCGATCCTGCGCGCGGGCCTCGGCATGGTCGAAGGGATGCTGAAGCTGATTCCGGCCGCGAAAGTCGGCCATATCGGCCTGTTCCGCAACCCTGAGACGCTGCAGCCCGTAGAATACTATGTTAACCTGCCTGCGGACGCGACGGAACGGCTGCTGATCGTCGTCGACCCGATGCTGGCAACGGGCGGTTCGGCCATATCGGCGATCAATTCGCTGAAAACGCGCGGCTGCACCCAGATCAAGCTGATGTGCCTGATCGCTGCGCCGGAAGGCGTAAAAGCCGTCCAAGAGGCGCACCCGGACGTTGATATTTACTTGGCTTCGCTCGACAGCCATCTCAACGATCACGGATATATCGTACCGGGGCTCGGCGATGCCGGCGACCGCATGTTCGGAACCAAATAA
- the wecB gene encoding non-hydrolyzing UDP-N-acetylglucosamine 2-epimerase, with translation MAKLKVMTIFGTRPEAVKMAPLVLELQKHPEEIESIVCVTAQHRQMLDQVLDFFKITPDYDLNVMKDRQTLTETTMRVLEGLEPVLRESKPDIVLVHGDTLTCFLGSYAAFLQQIPVGHVEAGLRTWNKMSPYPEEMNRQLVGVLADVHFAPTDWSANNLRKENKPESAIYITGNTATDVFQYTVDKSFTHPVLEWAADKRMIFMTAHRRESLGEPHRNIFRAVKRIADEFEDVAIVYAVHMNPAVREPANEILGNHPRIKLIEPLDVFETHNFFPHAYMIMTDSGGIQEEAPSFGVPTLVLRDTTERPEGIEAGTLELVGTDEAVVYDRARALLTDEQLYARMSNAANPYGDGEVSIRIVQAILHHFGRRDERPEPFTQRS, from the coding sequence TTGGCGAAGTTGAAAGTAATGACGATATTCGGCACAAGGCCGGAAGCAGTGAAAATGGCTCCCCTCGTGCTGGAGCTGCAGAAGCATCCCGAAGAGATCGAATCCATCGTCTGCGTGACCGCGCAGCACCGGCAAATGCTCGACCAAGTGCTCGATTTCTTCAAAATCACGCCGGACTACGATCTCAACGTGATGAAAGACCGGCAAACGCTGACCGAAACGACGATGCGCGTGCTGGAAGGACTGGAGCCCGTGCTTCGCGAGTCGAAGCCCGACATCGTGCTCGTTCACGGCGACACGCTGACTTGCTTCTTGGGCAGCTACGCGGCTTTCCTGCAGCAGATACCGGTCGGACACGTGGAAGCGGGACTGCGGACATGGAACAAAATGTCGCCGTATCCCGAAGAGATGAACCGGCAGCTGGTCGGCGTCCTCGCGGACGTTCACTTTGCGCCGACCGATTGGTCCGCCAACAATCTGCGCAAAGAAAACAAGCCGGAATCTGCCATATACATAACGGGAAATACGGCGACCGACGTGTTCCAATACACGGTGGACAAGTCCTTCACCCATCCCGTGCTCGAATGGGCTGCTGACAAGCGGATGATCTTCATGACGGCTCACCGCCGCGAATCGCTGGGCGAGCCGCACCGCAACATTTTCCGGGCGGTGAAGAGAATCGCCGACGAGTTCGAGGATGTCGCCATCGTCTACGCCGTTCACATGAATCCGGCTGTGCGCGAACCGGCCAACGAGATTCTAGGCAACCACCCGCGAATCAAGCTGATCGAGCCGCTCGATGTATTCGAAACGCATAACTTCTTCCCTCATGCGTACATGATCATGACCGACTCCGGCGGAATCCAAGAAGAGGCGCCGTCCTTTGGCGTGCCTACGCTCGTGCTTCGCGATACGACGGAGCGTCCGGAAGGGATCGAGGCCGGAACGCTCGAGCTGGTGGGCACCGATGAAGCCGTTGTTTACGACCGCGCAAGGGCGCTTCTGACGGACGAGCAGCTGTATGCGAGAATGAGCAATGCGGCTAATCCGTACGGCGACGGAGAAGTGTCGATTCGGATTGTGCAGGCGATTTTGCATCATTTTGGGAGACGTGATGAACGGCCGGAACCGTTCACACAACGTTCATAG
- a CDS encoding ATP synthase subunit I translates to MDQLSGHLRTVKRITFFFLSLCFVGWALFPDLKPFFGGLILGAAASLANAFHLSWKVQRVGAGAAEGNKRRVNMGFLTRACIALLAYVIATRYFSFSLYGTIAGLFTAQLATLILGFKAKSKPAVRHSTDERGENN, encoded by the coding sequence ATGGATCAGTTGTCCGGCCACCTTAGAACGGTTAAGCGTATTACTTTCTTTTTTTTGTCTCTATGCTTCGTTGGATGGGCCCTGTTTCCGGACCTGAAACCGTTCTTCGGCGGATTGATTCTCGGAGCTGCGGCAAGTCTTGCAAACGCCTTCCATCTTTCGTGGAAAGTACAGCGCGTCGGTGCGGGCGCGGCGGAGGGGAACAAGCGACGCGTAAACATGGGTTTTCTCACGCGCGCGTGTATCGCCCTGCTCGCGTATGTAATCGCAACCAGGTACTTTTCGTTCAGCCTCTATGGAACAATAGCCGGATTATTTACCGCTCAATTGGCAACACTCATATTGGGATTTAAAGCCAAGAGCAAACCGGCGGTACGGCATTCTACTGATGAAAGGGGTGAAAACAACTAA
- the atpB gene encoding F0F1 ATP synthase subunit A, producing the protein MDHIFPEVELGGISFDLAAIFMILVSSIVVFVLAKLAVRGASVTNPTKMQNFLEWVIEFVINIIGTSMDIKKGRPYLTLGIALIMYLFVANLLGLPFGIISKVDVHHGAQFLGMDLVMPTDLAADETEVHIAWWKSPTADVAVAGALMAIVIVLTHVEGLRRNRKHYLKHYFEPYIAFFPLNVIKEVSKPLSLSLRLYGNIFAGEVMISVIMGMGWFGIPALIVWQGFSIFVGAIQSFVFVMLTMVYMSQAIVHEEH; encoded by the coding sequence ATGGATCACATTTTCCCTGAAGTGGAACTGGGCGGCATCAGCTTTGACTTAGCTGCCATTTTCATGATCCTAGTCTCCAGTATCGTGGTGTTCGTTCTCGCAAAGCTTGCGGTTCGGGGTGCTTCGGTGACGAATCCGACCAAGATGCAGAACTTCCTGGAGTGGGTTATTGAATTCGTAATCAACATCATCGGTACTTCCATGGACATCAAGAAGGGCCGTCCGTACTTGACGCTCGGTATTGCGCTGATCATGTACTTGTTCGTAGCCAACTTGCTGGGTCTGCCTTTCGGCATTATCTCGAAAGTCGACGTTCATCACGGCGCGCAGTTCCTCGGAATGGATTTGGTAATGCCGACGGATCTTGCAGCCGATGAAACGGAAGTTCACATCGCGTGGTGGAAATCGCCGACGGCCGATGTTGCCGTTGCAGGAGCGCTCATGGCGATCGTCATCGTATTGACGCACGTCGAGGGCTTGCGCCGCAATCGCAAACATTACCTGAAACACTATTTCGAACCATACATCGCTTTCTTCCCGCTGAACGTTATCAAAGAGGTTTCGAAACCGTTGTCGCTTTCGCTTCGTCTTTACGGTAATATTTTCGCGGGCGAGGTCATGATCTCCGTTATCATGGGCATGGGCTGGTTCGGTATTCCTGCTCTGATCGTTTGGCAGGGCTTTAGTATCTTCGTAGGCGCAATTCAGTCTTTCGTATTCGTCATGCTAACGATGGTTTACATGTCGCAGGCGATTGTTCATGAAGAACATTAA
- the atpE gene encoding F0F1 ATP synthase subunit C, producing MENLALIAAAIVFGLGALGAGIGNGLIVGRTVEGISRQPELRGTLQTTMFIGVALVEALPIISLVLAFLFYAKA from the coding sequence ATGGAAAACTTGGCATTGATCGCAGCAGCGATTGTATTCGGACTTGGTGCACTTGGCGCGGGTATCGGTAACGGTTTGATCGTAGGTCGCACGGTTGAAGGTATCTCCCGTCAGCCAGAACTTCGTGGTACGCTTCAAACAACAATGTTCATCGGGGTAGCACTCGTAGAGGCATTGCCGATCATCTCCCTCGTACTCGCGTTCCTTTTCTACGCAAAAGCTTAA
- the atpF gene encoding F0F1 ATP synthase subunit B has protein sequence MHIEWSNFFIQLIAFGILYWLLSRYAFGPLFSIMEQRKQFVKEQLENAENSRKQAEQQYEEQKSTLQQARKDAYDIIEQAKQTSSKQAEEIVHTAKSEATRLKDEAVKDIESEKNKAIAALRGQVSGMSVMIASKIIEKQIDDKSQEQLVNQYLNEVGSK, from the coding sequence GTGCATATCGAATGGTCCAATTTTTTCATTCAACTGATTGCCTTCGGCATCCTTTACTGGCTGCTTAGCCGTTATGCTTTCGGTCCGCTCTTCTCCATCATGGAACAGCGCAAGCAGTTCGTGAAGGAACAGCTTGAGAACGCGGAGAACAGCCGCAAGCAAGCAGAGCAGCAATACGAAGAGCAGAAATCCACGCTTCAACAAGCGCGTAAAGATGCTTACGACATTATCGAGCAGGCGAAACAAACGAGCTCGAAACAAGCTGAAGAAATCGTACACACTGCTAAATCCGAGGCGACTCGCCTGAAGGACGAAGCCGTGAAAGATATCGAGAGCGAGAAAAACAAAGCGATTGCGGCCCTTCGCGGCCAAGTTAGCGGCATGTCCGTTATGATCGCATCCAAAATCATCGAGAAACAAATCGATGACAAGTCCCAAGAACAACTCGTCAACCAATACTTGAACGAGGTTGGAAGCAAATGA